Proteins found in one Haloferax litoreum genomic segment:
- a CDS encoding ABC transporter ATP-binding protein, producing the protein MDEVLVADGLTKSYGDVEALSGVSLSVAEGEVFGLIGPNGAGKTTLIRALTGTTTPDGGSASVLGSPPGDVDRQRLGLLPQDFRPAGRLTAHELVSYYAGLYDGGRDPADVLAEVGLADVGDTWYENLSGGQQRRACIALTLVNDPDVLFLDEPTTGIDPAGRRALWTLIDDLADRGTTVFLTSHSMEEVERLADRVGLLNEGTIVTVGRPDQLVAEYGGESRLVVRTASDADLDGVSLPGSLSGDVTDDGLTVYGVGPRQISDAVDALDEAGVVYESLVWKQPGLEEVYLSLTGEQFEAARPAAAAAVGGEK; encoded by the coding sequence ATGGACGAGGTACTCGTTGCTGACGGCCTCACGAAGTCCTACGGCGACGTGGAGGCGCTTTCGGGCGTCTCCCTGTCGGTCGCCGAAGGGGAGGTCTTTGGCCTCATCGGTCCGAACGGCGCGGGGAAGACGACGCTGATTCGCGCCCTCACGGGCACGACCACGCCCGACGGTGGGTCAGCATCGGTACTCGGGAGTCCGCCGGGGGATGTCGACCGACAGCGACTCGGTCTCTTGCCGCAGGACTTCCGGCCAGCAGGTCGATTGACCGCGCACGAACTGGTGTCGTACTACGCTGGTCTCTACGACGGGGGCCGCGACCCTGCCGACGTCCTCGCCGAAGTCGGACTCGCCGACGTGGGCGACACGTGGTACGAGAACCTCTCGGGCGGCCAACAGCGACGCGCCTGTATCGCCCTGACACTCGTGAACGACCCCGACGTACTCTTTCTGGACGAACCCACGACAGGTATCGACCCCGCTGGCCGACGAGCGCTCTGGACGCTCATCGACGACCTCGCAGACCGTGGGACGACGGTGTTCTTGACCAGTCACTCGATGGAAGAGGTCGAACGCCTCGCCGACCGCGTTGGGTTACTCAACGAGGGGACAATCGTCACGGTCGGTCGACCCGACCAACTCGTCGCCGAGTACGGCGGCGAGAGTAGACTCGTCGTCAGAACCGCGAGCGACGCGGACCTCGACGGTGTGTCTCTCCCCGGGTCGCTCTCCGGCGACGTGACCGACGACGGACTCACCGTCTACGGTGTCGGCCCTCGACAGATAAGCGACGCCGTCGACGCTCTCGACGAGGCGGGCGTCGTCTACGAGTCACTCGTGTGGAAGCAACCCGGCCTCGAAGAGGTCTATCTCTCGCTCACGGGCGAGCAGTTCGAAGCGGCGCGACCTGCTGCTGCCGCCGCAGTCGGAGGTGAGAAATGA
- a CDS encoding ABC transporter permease encodes MSAAERVRSEFVASWHSFLRRRTAVFFTFFFPAIIVVIFGALVQTQPTGGGLFAEPKEYYIAGYLAVVVLFTPLSRVGSTIARHRDGNRFEKLATTPLTRSEWLLAHALVNVVVIGLAALLLLVLSLLVTGASIPLSASTLALVAFIALGVTLFCGLGALIGSLADSQDGVIAASNAIALPLLFLSETFVTPDLLPAWFQPALNLSPLTYFARGVRALTYSGGDWVLNLAILAVLAVAFFAVGTMAIPQTD; translated from the coding sequence ATGAGCGCCGCCGAACGCGTCCGCTCGGAGTTCGTCGCCTCGTGGCACTCGTTCCTCCGTCGGCGGACGGCCGTCTTCTTCACGTTCTTCTTCCCGGCCATCATCGTCGTCATCTTCGGCGCGTTGGTCCAGACCCAACCGACTGGCGGCGGCCTGTTCGCCGAACCCAAGGAGTACTATATCGCTGGCTACCTCGCCGTCGTCGTCCTGTTTACGCCGCTCTCGCGGGTCGGCAGTACAATCGCTCGCCACCGTGACGGCAACCGCTTCGAGAAGTTGGCGACGACGCCTCTCACCCGTAGCGAGTGGCTTCTCGCACACGCACTCGTCAACGTCGTCGTCATCGGCCTCGCGGCCCTGTTGCTCCTCGTGCTGTCGCTTCTCGTGACCGGTGCGTCGATTCCGCTGTCGGCGTCGACGCTCGCACTCGTCGCATTCATCGCGCTCGGTGTGACGCTCTTCTGTGGCCTCGGTGCACTCATCGGTAGTCTCGCCGACTCGCAAGATGGCGTCATCGCCGCGAGCAATGCTATTGCTCTCCCGTTACTGTTCCTCTCGGAGACGTTCGTGACGCCCGACTTGCTCCCGGCGTGGTTCCAACCGGCGTTGAACCTCTCGCCGCTGACGTACTTCGCACGCGGGGTCCGAGCACTCACCTACTCCGGCGGTGACTGGGTCCTCAACCTCGCGATTCTCGCCGTCCTCGCCGTCGCGTTCTTCGCGGTGGGGACGATGGCGATTCCGCAGACGGACTGA
- a CDS encoding DUF7545 family protein, whose protein sequence is MVETETYTIEGPNGDSEDIELPAGLVDIFAEQGEDPTSVVGDIVVQAFAQQAHVVAHHSEGGAPADIAEINEKMEDLFEDRFGIALSEALGHSH, encoded by the coding sequence ATGGTCGAAACCGAGACGTACACCATCGAAGGACCGAACGGTGACTCCGAAGACATCGAACTTCCCGCTGGCCTCGTCGACATCTTCGCAGAACAGGGCGAAGACCCGACGAGCGTCGTCGGTGACATCGTCGTGCAGGCGTTCGCACAGCAGGCCCACGTCGTCGCCCACCACAGTGAAGGTGGCGCACCGGCAGACATCGCCGAAATCAACGAGAAGATGGAAGACCTCTTCGAGGACCGCTTCGGCATCGCACTCTCTGAGGCCCTCGGCCACTCGCACTAA
- a CDS encoding ZIP family metal transporter, protein MEQFGALAFVFIAGLITAIATGIGALPFFFVSDVSDRWNVALWGIASGIMVSASLFGLIFEGLANGTPLQLGIGLLAGVVLVLVAHHIIEGVEVNPKKYEEADFRKLLLILGILTVHSFPEGVAVGVSFADLGLDGGVQLFGFVVPLLAVFMTIAISIHNVPEGLAISIPLRSMDVPNWKLVWWAIFSSLPQPIGAVIAFYFVRIAREFLPFGFGFAAGAMVFLVLTEFIPEALELGERLPRGGKVELVAGLTAGFAIMIPLAFI, encoded by the coding sequence ATGGAGCAATTTGGCGCCCTCGCGTTCGTCTTTATCGCAGGGCTCATCACGGCAATCGCGACCGGAATCGGTGCGCTTCCGTTCTTCTTCGTCTCAGATGTCAGCGACCGCTGGAACGTGGCGCTGTGGGGCATCGCATCCGGGATTATGGTCTCCGCGTCGCTGTTCGGTCTCATCTTCGAGGGCCTCGCCAACGGGACGCCCCTCCAACTGGGAATCGGCCTCCTCGCCGGTGTCGTCCTCGTCCTCGTCGCCCACCATATCATCGAGGGCGTGGAGGTCAACCCGAAGAAGTACGAAGAGGCAGACTTCCGAAAACTACTGTTGATTCTCGGCATCCTCACTGTCCACAGTTTCCCGGAGGGCGTGGCCGTCGGCGTCTCGTTCGCCGACCTCGGCCTCGACGGTGGAGTCCAACTGTTCGGGTTCGTGGTTCCACTCCTCGCAGTGTTCATGACCATCGCAATCTCGATTCACAACGTCCCCGAGGGACTCGCCATCTCCATCCCCCTTCGGTCGATGGACGTCCCCAACTGGAAACTCGTCTGGTGGGCCATCTTCTCCAGTCTGCCGCAACCCATCGGCGCGGTCATCGCGTTCTACTTCGTCCGCATCGCCCGCGAATTCCTCCCGTTTGGGTTCGGATTCGCGGCGGGTGCCATGGTGTTCCTCGTCCTCACGGAGTTCATTCCCGAGGCACTCGAACTCGGTGAGCGTCTCCCCCGCGGTGGGAAGGTGGAACTGGTCGCCGGACTCACCGCCGGATTCGCTATCATGATTCCGCTGGCGTTCATCTAA
- a CDS encoding mechanosensitive ion channel family protein: MYPLQVTLTDSLVQLTNEVIAFLPRLLGALLILIVGWFVARIAGRVITGLADRVEIDKAVLATPIGNILGGTEAAVSRAFGTLGRWFVYALTILAAADVLAVDLFSEWIATAASYAPAFVAGLLVIVLGFVVADFIGDAITRTRAATETPYTSIFAVGTRVFLYFTAVVIGLSTMGVDVAILFTIAQAFAWGLAAALAIGVGGAIAFGARDYVAANVERWMGSARSVAASPVTPMGGDSDSPEGTSPADD, translated from the coding sequence ATGTATCCGTTACAAGTCACACTGACCGACTCACTCGTACAGTTGACGAACGAAGTGATTGCGTTCCTCCCGCGACTGCTGGGTGCGCTTCTCATCCTCATCGTCGGGTGGTTCGTCGCACGAATCGCCGGGCGTGTAATCACCGGTCTGGCAGACCGGGTCGAAATCGACAAGGCAGTGCTCGCGACGCCGATTGGAAACATCCTCGGTGGAACAGAAGCAGCAGTATCGCGGGCGTTTGGGACACTCGGGCGGTGGTTCGTCTACGCACTGACCATCCTCGCCGCTGCCGACGTACTGGCAGTCGACCTGTTCTCCGAGTGGATTGCGACTGCTGCTTCGTACGCGCCGGCGTTCGTGGCCGGGTTGCTCGTCATCGTCCTCGGGTTCGTCGTCGCTGACTTCATCGGCGACGCCATCACGCGCACCCGTGCGGCGACCGAGACACCGTACACCAGCATCTTCGCCGTCGGGACGCGGGTGTTCCTGTACTTCACCGCCGTCGTCATCGGTCTGAGCACGATGGGCGTCGACGTGGCCATCCTCTTCACCATCGCACAGGCGTTCGCGTGGGGCCTCGCCGCCGCACTCGCTATCGGTGTCGGTGGGGCAATCGCCTTCGGTGCGCGCGACTACGTCGCCGCCAACGTGGAACGGTGGATGGGTTCGGCCCGGTCCGTCGCCGCGTCGCCAGTCACCCCGATGGGCGGTGACAGTGACTCCCCCGAGGGAACGTCTCCCGCAGACGACTGA
- the acs gene encoding acetate--CoA ligase alpha subunit, with amino-acid sequence MGELSELFAPSRIAVVGATEREGAIGRAIMDNLIEDFDGDVVPVNPKYDELFGLECYADVGETGADLAVIVVPPKVVLPAMKSAGEAGIENAVVITAGFGETGSEGAAREQELREIAEKYDMNVVGPNSLGIMNTDVGMNATFGPDMALDGNMSFMSQSGAFITAVIDWANDEDIGFKDIVSLGNKAVLDEADFIEAWNDDPDTEVIIGYLEGISAGREFIDSARDVTKDTPIVLVKSGKTDAGAQAASSHTGTIAGSDAAYEAGLEQAGVIRAESVQHLFDTARVLGDQPLPENKDVAVITNAGGPGVMTTDAIGESDLEMADFTDETLSNFSETLPPEGNIYNPVDIVGDADNERFENALDVALADENVGSAIVLTAPTAVLDYNQLAEDTVELQQKHDKPIAACFMGGERVEPASDLMKDAGIPNYFDPSRAVDALEALAEYADIRKREYDAPTEFDVDRERAREILETVKERDETRLGVEAMELLDAYGIETPQGEIVDDPSDALSVAEEIDGNVVMKIVSPDILHKSDIGGVKVGVSNEDVYDAYEDLITRAKNYQPDANILGVQVQEMVNLDDGVETIVGMNRDPQFGPLMMFGLGGIFVEILEDTTFRVAPVAESEAETMTKEIDAAPMLRGARGADPVDIGGITETIQRLSQLVTDFPAILELDINPLVALPDGVQAVDVRLTVDPDEL; translated from the coding sequence ATGGGAGAGTTATCCGAGCTGTTCGCGCCGAGCCGTATCGCAGTGGTCGGCGCGACCGAGCGCGAAGGGGCCATTGGTCGGGCGATCATGGACAACCTCATCGAGGACTTCGATGGGGACGTCGTCCCGGTCAACCCCAAGTACGACGAACTGTTCGGCCTCGAGTGTTACGCTGACGTCGGTGAGACGGGTGCCGACCTCGCAGTCATCGTCGTCCCTCCGAAGGTGGTCCTTCCGGCGATGAAGTCCGCCGGCGAGGCTGGAATCGAGAACGCTGTGGTCATCACGGCAGGGTTCGGCGAGACGGGCAGCGAAGGTGCGGCCCGCGAGCAGGAACTCCGTGAAATCGCAGAGAAGTACGACATGAACGTCGTCGGGCCCAACAGTCTGGGTATCATGAACACGGACGTCGGGATGAACGCGACGTTCGGACCCGACATGGCCCTCGACGGCAACATGTCGTTCATGAGTCAGTCGGGCGCGTTCATCACGGCCGTCATCGACTGGGCCAACGACGAAGACATCGGCTTCAAGGACATCGTCTCACTCGGCAACAAGGCGGTCCTCGACGAGGCCGACTTCATCGAGGCGTGGAACGACGACCCCGACACCGAAGTCATCATCGGCTACCTCGAAGGCATCAGTGCGGGCCGCGAGTTCATCGACTCCGCCCGCGACGTGACGAAGGACACGCCTATCGTCCTCGTCAAGTCCGGCAAGACCGACGCCGGTGCGCAGGCGGCGTCCTCGCACACCGGGACGATTGCCGGGTCCGATGCCGCCTACGAGGCAGGTCTGGAACAAGCCGGCGTCATCCGCGCCGAGTCCGTCCAGCACCTCTTCGACACCGCGCGCGTGCTGGGTGACCAACCGCTCCCCGAGAACAAAGACGTGGCCGTCATCACGAACGCCGGTGGCCCGGGTGTCATGACGACCGACGCCATCGGTGAGTCCGACCTCGAGATGGCCGACTTCACCGACGAGACGCTTTCGAACTTCTCCGAGACGCTCCCGCCAGAGGGGAACATATACAACCCCGTCGACATCGTCGGCGACGCCGACAACGAGCGTTTCGAGAACGCACTCGACGTGGCCCTCGCCGACGAGAACGTCGGGAGCGCAATCGTCCTCACGGCCCCGACGGCCGTCCTCGACTACAACCAACTCGCCGAGGACACCGTCGAACTCCAACAGAAGCACGACAAGCCAATCGCGGCCTGTTTCATGGGCGGCGAGCGAGTCGAACCCGCGTCTGACCTGATGAAAGACGCCGGTATCCCGAACTACTTCGATCCCTCGCGCGCCGTCGACGCTCTCGAAGCACTCGCGGAGTACGCCGACATCCGCAAGCGCGAGTACGACGCACCCACCGAATTCGACGTGGACCGCGAGCGTGCCCGTGAGATTCTGGAGACGGTCAAAGAACGCGACGAGACGCGCCTCGGCGTCGAGGCCATGGAACTCCTCGACGCGTACGGCATCGAGACGCCGCAGGGCGAAATCGTCGACGACCCATCCGACGCACTCAGCGTCGCCGAGGAAATCGACGGCAACGTCGTCATGAAAATCGTCAGCCCCGACATCCTCCACAAGTCCGACATCGGCGGCGTCAAAGTCGGTGTCTCCAACGAGGACGTCTACGACGCGTACGAGGACCTCATCACCCGGGCCAAGAACTACCAGCCAGACGCCAACATCCTCGGCGTGCAGGTCCAAGAGATGGTGAACCTCGACGACGGCGTCGAGACCATCGTCGGCATGAACCGCGACCCGCAGTTCGGTCCGCTCATGATGTTCGGTCTCGGTGGCATCTTCGTCGAGATTCTCGAAGACACGACGTTCCGCGTCGCACCGGTCGCCGAGTCCGAAGCCGAGACGATGACGAAGGAAATCGACGCCGCGCCGATGCTCCGCGGGGCCCGCGGTGCCGACCCGGTCGATATCGGCGGCATCACCGAGACTATCCAGCGCCTCTCGCAACTCGTCACGGACTTCCCGGCCATCCTCGAACTCGACATCAATCCGCTCGTCGCACTCCCCGACGGCGTTCAGGCCGTGGACGTTCGCCTGACCGTGGACCCGGACGAACTTTAA
- a CDS encoding phosphotransacetylase family protein, which translates to MNTVLVTSTGESTGKTAITLALGLLAKERGLDVGYMKPKGTRLQSSTGKTLDEDPMLARELLGIDAEMHQLEPVVYSPTFIQGAIRGKENSEELSEVISHHFEDISEGKDLMFIEGGGSYRTGGIVDLTDADIAELLDAQVILVADYQHPSDLDDVVAAIEDIGSDRLTGVVFNRVSDASYDELETEIAPFLEARGVPVLGVIPTEKDLAGVTVQELADELGGELATDAPTDAFVERFLVGAMGGDAALRYFRRTKNAAVITGGDRANIQRAALEAPGVKCIILTGGHRPVGAVIGKAEQKGVPVLLVNGDTLSVTDRAEDIVSTGRTRDERTVERMRGLLYEHADVDAIIGDITPSGDADEDDE; encoded by the coding sequence ATGAACACGGTACTCGTCACCTCGACCGGAGAAAGCACCGGGAAGACCGCTATCACGCTCGCACTCGGCCTCCTCGCCAAGGAGCGCGGACTGGACGTCGGTTACATGAAGCCGAAAGGGACGCGCCTGCAATCCAGCACCGGGAAAACCCTCGACGAAGACCCGATGCTGGCCCGCGAACTGCTCGGCATCGACGCCGAGATGCACCAACTCGAACCAGTCGTCTACTCCCCGACGTTCATCCAGGGTGCCATCCGCGGCAAGGAGAACAGCGAAGAACTCTCTGAAGTCATCTCGCACCACTTCGAGGATATCTCCGAGGGCAAGGACCTGATGTTCATCGAGGGAGGTGGGTCCTACCGCACCGGCGGCATCGTGGACCTCACGGACGCGGACATCGCCGAACTCCTCGACGCGCAGGTCATCCTCGTCGCCGACTACCAGCACCCGAGTGACCTCGACGACGTGGTCGCCGCCATCGAAGATATCGGGAGCGACCGACTCACTGGCGTCGTCTTCAACCGCGTGAGCGACGCGTCGTACGACGAACTGGAGACCGAAATCGCCCCGTTCCTCGAAGCACGCGGCGTTCCCGTCCTCGGTGTCATCCCGACCGAGAAGGACCTCGCCGGCGTCACCGTGCAGGAACTCGCAGACGAACTCGGCGGCGAACTCGCAACCGACGCTCCCACCGACGCCTTCGTCGAGCGATTCCTCGTCGGCGCGATGGGCGGCGACGCGGCGCTTCGCTACTTCCGCCGCACGAAGAACGCCGCCGTCATCACAGGGGGTGACCGCGCGAACATCCAACGTGCCGCGCTCGAAGCACCGGGCGTCAAGTGTATCATCCTCACCGGCGGCCACCGACCGGTCGGTGCCGTCATCGGCAAGGCCGAACAGAAGGGCGTCCCCGTCCTCCTCGTCAACGGTGACACCCTCTCCGTGACCGACCGCGCAGAAGATATCGTCAGCACGGGGCGCACCCGCGACGAACGCACTGTCGAGCGCATGCGCGGCCTGCTCTACGAACACGCAGACGTTGATGCCATCATCGGCGACATCACGCCCTCGGGCGACGCCGACGAAGACGACGAGTAA
- a CDS encoding M24 family metallopeptidase — translation MTPFERRTRACQDRLADAGAEAVVSFPSRNLLYLAGFDEEPAERHLFLFVPREGAPVFLVPELYETQVRAESWVANVETWSDDDDPVAAVRSVVSDLELGSGRILVDDTMWARFTQDLRTVLPDAEFGLASEVVAPLRSTKDDAELDALRRAGAVADRVVERLREMGERCLGMTETELAGEIERLLAEEGGEGVAFGPIVGSGPNGAMPHHTYGDRIIESGDPVVLDFGTRVDHYPSDQTRTLIFGGDPPAEFETVHELVREARTAAFEAVKPGVTAGDVDRAAREVIEDAGYGDRFIHRTGHGVGLDVHEEPYIVAESERELDVGNVFSIEPGVYLPDEFGVRIEDLVVVTEDGAELLNDTDRGWNC, via the coding sequence ATGACTCCCTTCGAACGACGCACCCGCGCGTGTCAGGACCGATTGGCAGACGCCGGTGCGGAGGCCGTCGTCTCGTTCCCCAGTCGCAACCTCCTCTATCTCGCAGGTTTCGACGAGGAACCCGCTGAGCGTCACCTCTTCTTGTTCGTCCCCCGCGAGGGCGCGCCAGTGTTTCTCGTCCCGGAACTCTACGAGACGCAGGTCCGCGCCGAATCGTGGGTTGCAAACGTCGAGACGTGGAGCGACGACGACGACCCGGTCGCCGCCGTCAGGAGCGTCGTGTCGGACCTCGAACTCGGGTCGGGTCGTATCCTCGTCGACGACACGATGTGGGCGCGGTTCACACAGGACCTTCGGACTGTCCTCCCGGACGCCGAATTCGGCCTCGCAAGCGAAGTCGTCGCACCGCTTCGGTCGACCAAAGACGACGCGGAACTCGACGCACTTCGCCGTGCGGGAGCAGTCGCAGACCGTGTCGTCGAACGTCTCCGCGAGATGGGCGAACGATGTCTCGGCATGACGGAGACGGAACTCGCCGGCGAAATCGAACGGTTACTCGCCGAAGAAGGCGGCGAAGGCGTCGCGTTCGGTCCAATCGTCGGGTCGGGACCGAACGGGGCGATGCCGCACCACACCTACGGCGACCGAATCATCGAGTCGGGCGACCCCGTCGTGCTCGACTTCGGGACACGCGTGGACCACTACCCGAGTGACCAGACACGAACACTCATCTTCGGCGGCGACCCACCCGCCGAGTTCGAGACGGTCCACGAACTCGTCCGAGAGGCCCGAACCGCCGCGTTCGAGGCGGTCAAACCGGGGGTCACCGCGGGCGACGTGGACCGGGCGGCCCGCGAGGTCATCGAAGACGCAGGCTACGGCGACCGGTTCATCCACCGGACCGGACACGGTGTCGGCCTCGACGTACACGAAGAACCGTACATCGTCGCCGAAAGCGAACGCGAACTCGACGTTGGCAACGTCTTCAGCATCGAACCCGGCGTCTACCTCCCGGACGAGTTCGGCGTCAGAATCGAGGATTTGGTCGTCGTCACCGAGGACGGCGCGGAACTCCTGAACGACACCGACCGCGGGTGGAACTGTTAA
- a CDS encoding CNNM domain-containing protein: MVGVETAVRLVGGLVLLLGNAFFVVSEFAMTRVPQFDQSAFEGSRGLERAWKMTERLEIYLSGCQVGITISSVGLGVVAEPAVAAVFGALLGGGTGAHTSLSVILSLSVINLAHVVLGEQVPTYLGVERSRFVAKYTAPLLYAWTKLMYPVIVVADWLAKRLLSLGGVEITRSWQEAEIDGDEASDTNGERLSRGEIRSQMGDILARGSLPEDRREEVLNALRIGSLPVRQVMVPAEDVVELRTAAPTDENLDRIRTNPQHSRFPIVGDTLHDVRGVVYAPTVLANIDRLQSGDRTLEDISAPPLSVSADLSVSDLIDRLQAENQELAMVRDPDTDEVIGLVTASDAFESITGQLYDPLDLGA, from the coding sequence ATGGTCGGTGTCGAGACTGCGGTGCGGCTCGTCGGTGGTCTCGTGTTGTTGCTCGGGAACGCGTTCTTCGTCGTCTCGGAGTTCGCGATGACTCGCGTCCCGCAGTTCGACCAGTCGGCGTTCGAGGGGTCGCGTGGCCTCGAACGCGCCTGGAAGATGACAGAACGACTGGAGATATACCTCTCCGGGTGCCAGGTCGGTATCACCATCTCCAGTGTCGGTCTCGGCGTCGTGGCCGAACCCGCCGTCGCTGCCGTCTTCGGGGCCCTCCTCGGTGGCGGTACTGGCGCGCACACGTCGTTGTCTGTCATCCTGTCGCTGTCGGTCATCAATCTCGCCCACGTCGTCCTCGGCGAACAGGTGCCGACGTACCTCGGGGTCGAACGCTCCCGATTCGTCGCCAAGTACACCGCGCCCCTCCTCTACGCGTGGACGAAACTCATGTATCCCGTCATCGTCGTGGCCGACTGGTTGGCGAAGCGGTTGCTCTCGCTCGGCGGTGTCGAAATCACTCGCTCGTGGCAAGAGGCCGAAATCGACGGTGACGAAGCGTCTGACACGAACGGAGAGCGTCTGAGTCGCGGAGAGATTCGCAGTCAGATGGGCGACATCCTCGCTCGCGGGTCGCTTCCCGAAGACCGGCGCGAGGAAGTCCTCAACGCCCTCCGAATCGGGTCGTTACCGGTTCGACAGGTGATGGTCCCGGCAGAAGACGTGGTCGAACTCAGGACTGCCGCACCGACCGACGAGAACCTCGACCGGATTCGGACGAACCCGCAGCACTCGCGGTTCCCCATCGTCGGCGACACGTTGCACGACGTTCGTGGCGTCGTCTACGCACCGACAGTCCTCGCCAACATCGACCGCCTCCAGTCGGGCGACCGAACGCTCGAAGATATCTCCGCACCCCCGCTTTCGGTCTCAGCAGACCTCTCTGTCAGCGACCTCATCGACCGTCTCCAAGCGGAAAACCAAGAACTGGCGATGGTCCGCGACCCGGACACCGACGAAGTTATCGGCCTCGTGACAGCCTCGGACGCGTTCGAGTCGATTACCGGACAGTTGTACGACCCGTTGGACCTCGGCGCGTAA
- a CDS encoding S8 family peptidase, whose translation MRQQPRRAFLKTSGALLGGLFAGSTVVAAEQSDRFVVETDDVAGLQRAGLNVVHDLTVADVAVVEGTEDDVSSVTSSYAPDIEVSLKDPDVNETAPQETRDEPGYEIQWDKQSQQIPQVHSVTRGEGTRVAVIDSGVAADHPDLEHAVNEDLSRNFTDDGFGAGVPAGGSHGTHVAGIIASNDANDEGVVGSAPGTEIVDCRVFSTAPGASFADILAAVVYSAAIDCDAANLSLGAYPLPRQSLREFYGKVLNSTMTYANSQGTVLVISAGNDAADLQHDKNFISLPNEGAQAFSVAATGPKGYAFDAGDAEQGPKSPAFYTNYGTNAIDIAAPGGDAVLSAIESHPDSWYYDLVYNTVSTPRFNGRGDYTRAEHDYGWKAGTSMAAPQVAAAVALVRSVDPDLSADDVKSRLKRTASVPVDYDKTYYGAGYLDPLAAVTG comes from the coding sequence ATGCGTCAGCAACCCAGACGTGCCTTCCTGAAGACGAGTGGTGCCCTCCTCGGTGGACTCTTCGCGGGGTCTACCGTCGTCGCCGCCGAGCAATCGGACCGGTTCGTCGTCGAGACAGACGACGTGGCGGGCCTGCAACGTGCGGGTCTCAACGTCGTTCACGACCTCACGGTAGCAGATGTCGCAGTCGTCGAAGGGACCGAAGACGACGTGTCGTCGGTCACTTCGTCGTACGCACCTGATATCGAAGTCAGCCTGAAGGACCCCGACGTGAACGAAACCGCCCCGCAGGAGACCCGCGACGAACCGGGGTACGAGATTCAGTGGGACAAACAGAGCCAGCAGATTCCGCAGGTACACAGCGTCACTCGTGGCGAGGGAACACGCGTCGCCGTCATCGACTCGGGCGTCGCCGCCGACCACCCGGACCTCGAACACGCCGTCAACGAGGACCTGTCGCGGAACTTCACCGACGATGGATTCGGCGCGGGCGTTCCCGCCGGGGGAAGCCACGGAACTCACGTCGCCGGTATCATCGCCTCGAACGACGCCAACGACGAAGGAGTCGTCGGGTCAGCGCCCGGGACCGAAATCGTCGATTGTCGGGTCTTCTCGACGGCACCCGGTGCATCGTTCGCCGATATCCTCGCCGCGGTGGTCTACAGCGCAGCCATCGACTGCGACGCCGCGAACCTGAGCCTCGGTGCCTACCCACTCCCGAGACAGAGTCTCCGCGAGTTCTACGGGAAGGTGCTGAACAGCACGATGACCTACGCGAACAGTCAGGGGACGGTTCTCGTCATCTCCGCCGGTAACGACGCCGCAGACCTCCAACACGACAAGAACTTCATCAGTCTCCCGAACGAGGGCGCACAGGCGTTCAGTGTCGCGGCGACGGGGCCGAAAGGGTACGCGTTCGACGCGGGCGACGCTGAACAGGGACCGAAGAGTCCAGCGTTCTACACCAACTACGGAACGAACGCCATCGATATCGCCGCACCGGGAGGTGACGCGGTTCTCTCCGCAATCGAGTCCCACCCGGATTCGTGGTACTACGACCTCGTGTACAACACCGTCTCGACGCCGAGGTTCAACGGCAGAGGCGACTACACCAGGGCCGAACACGACTACGGGTGGAAGGCGGGGACGTCGATGGCGGCCCCACAGGTCGCCGCCGCCGTCGCCCTCGTGCGGTCGGTCGACCCGGACCTCAGCGCCGACGACGTAAAATCTCGGTTGAAGCGGACCGCCAGTGTCCCCGTGGACTACGACAAGACGTACTACGGGGCCGGCTATCTGGACCCGCTCGCCGCTGTCACCGGGTGA